A region from the Stigmatella erecta genome encodes:
- the eutB gene encoding ethanolamine ammonia-lyase subunit EutB, translating to MQPQRVLSEESSPTPDAAEGRIPQRPEALAPGVALREILPDEDLFGYLKRTRGGFEPRLYQQLLGAANAFKEGDASMGVAAADAQSRANARTLLARSRVGDIHAHPPLEDRLHVFMMEAIDAEAQALTADWTVGRLKDFLLSAEEAAVKSVCAGLGSDVIACAVKLMSDAELTALGSKVFHPLPGSHVGARGYLGARIQPNSPTDHPDDIRWQVFNGWSFAVGDVVLGTNPVSSSPSSVAAVEAALHELLVTFGLEEVMPHCVLAHIDVQARVEELQPGTTGIWFQSIAGTDAANGTFDITLEKMVEYAARRTGRFGLYFETGQGADATNGQHGGCDMVLLESRKYGFARALKRRVALARVGAGHEAEPWVHVNDVAGFIGPEVFRTREQLVRCCLEDIVMGKLHGLMIGLDICSTLHMDVTLDDLGWCQDQIAPASPGYLMALPTRNDPMLSYLTTSFQDHVRLRERWGTRVDDRMWAFFQQLGVIDAQGRPTEHFGDPRWVYVQYRRRKGDTRSEAELRAEAGRGMAEVHARGVALAVGHGARPWEMAAGLEQEVRGHYEDAKAGIWTELSPRFIETISQVVRLRTQAADRRDYILHPSSGERLEASSVSRVEVLRLRREARWDAQIVISDGLDPRSLMDEGHLGPFLEALRRELEAQDYRVAPEHLVVSYGRVRAGYQVGALLFGDEADPLPRALIHVVGERPGSGHHSFSVYLTAPSGKGWTGVPRPVDHDLTRVIAGISDTSVRPEDAAREALRILGELCRG from the coding sequence ATGCAGCCACAGCGGGTGTTGTCCGAGGAGTCCTCTCCCACGCCGGATGCCGCTGAAGGCCGGATTCCCCAGCGCCCGGAGGCCCTGGCGCCGGGCGTGGCCCTGCGGGAGATCCTCCCGGACGAGGATCTCTTCGGCTACCTGAAGCGGACGCGGGGGGGCTTCGAGCCTCGCCTGTACCAGCAGCTGCTGGGCGCGGCCAATGCCTTCAAGGAAGGCGATGCGTCCATGGGCGTGGCGGCGGCGGACGCGCAGTCCCGGGCCAACGCCCGGACCCTGCTCGCGCGCAGCCGGGTGGGGGACATCCACGCCCACCCGCCCCTGGAAGACCGGCTGCACGTCTTCATGATGGAGGCGATCGACGCCGAGGCCCAGGCCCTGACGGCGGACTGGACCGTGGGCCGGCTGAAGGACTTTCTGCTCTCGGCGGAGGAGGCGGCGGTGAAGTCCGTCTGCGCCGGGCTGGGCAGCGACGTCATCGCCTGCGCCGTGAAGCTGATGAGCGACGCGGAGCTCACCGCGCTGGGCAGCAAGGTGTTTCACCCGCTGCCCGGCAGCCACGTGGGGGCGCGCGGGTACCTGGGGGCGAGGATCCAGCCGAACTCGCCCACGGACCACCCGGACGACATCCGCTGGCAGGTGTTCAACGGCTGGTCCTTCGCGGTGGGGGACGTGGTGCTGGGCACCAACCCGGTGTCCTCGTCTCCCTCCTCGGTGGCCGCGGTGGAGGCCGCGCTGCACGAGCTCCTCGTCACCTTCGGGCTCGAGGAGGTGATGCCCCACTGCGTGCTGGCCCACATCGATGTCCAGGCGCGCGTGGAGGAGCTGCAGCCGGGCACCACGGGCATCTGGTTCCAGAGCATCGCGGGCACCGACGCGGCCAACGGCACCTTCGATATCACCCTGGAGAAGATGGTGGAGTACGCGGCGCGGCGCACGGGCCGCTTCGGGCTCTACTTCGAGACGGGGCAGGGGGCCGACGCCACCAACGGCCAGCACGGCGGCTGCGACATGGTGCTGCTGGAGTCGCGCAAGTACGGCTTCGCCCGCGCGCTCAAGCGGCGCGTGGCGCTGGCGCGGGTGGGGGCGGGGCACGAGGCCGAGCCCTGGGTGCACGTCAACGACGTGGCGGGCTTCATCGGCCCGGAGGTATTCCGCACCCGCGAGCAGCTCGTGCGCTGCTGCCTCGAAGACATCGTCATGGGCAAGCTGCACGGGCTGATGATCGGCCTGGACATCTGCTCCACACTCCACATGGACGTGACGCTGGATGATCTCGGCTGGTGCCAGGACCAGATCGCCCCCGCGAGCCCCGGCTACCTGATGGCGCTGCCCACGCGCAACGATCCGATGCTCAGCTACCTGACCACGTCCTTCCAGGACCACGTGCGGCTGCGCGAGCGGTGGGGCACCCGGGTGGATGACCGGATGTGGGCCTTCTTCCAGCAGCTCGGCGTCATCGACGCGCAGGGGCGGCCCACGGAGCACTTCGGGGACCCCCGCTGGGTCTACGTGCAGTACCGCCGGCGCAAGGGCGACACGCGCTCCGAGGCGGAGCTGCGGGCGGAGGCCGGGCGGGGAATGGCCGAGGTCCACGCCCGCGGCGTCGCGCTGGCGGTGGGGCATGGGGCGCGGCCCTGGGAGATGGCCGCCGGGCTGGAGCAGGAGGTGCGCGGCCACTACGAGGATGCCAAGGCGGGCATCTGGACGGAGCTGTCCCCCCGGTTCATCGAGACGATTTCCCAGGTGGTGCGCCTGCGCACCCAGGCGGCGGACCGGCGGGACTACATCCTCCACCCCAGCTCCGGGGAGCGGCTGGAGGCCAGCTCGGTGAGCCGGGTGGAGGTGCTGCGCCTGCGCCGGGAGGCCCGCTGGGATGCCCAGATCGTCATCTCGGACGGCCTGGACCCCCGCTCGCTCATGGACGAGGGCCACCTGGGCCCCTTCCTGGAGGCCCTGCGGCGCGAGCTGGAGGCCCAGGACTACCGGGTGGCCCCCGAGCACCTGGTGGTGTCCTACGGCCGGGTGCGCGCGGGCTACCAGGTGGGAGCGCTACTGTTCGGGGACGAGGCCGACCCGCTGCCCCGGGCCCTCATCCACGTGGTGGGCGAGCGCCCGGGCTCCGGCCACCACAGCTTCTCCGTGTACCTCACGGCCCCCTCGGGCAAGGGGTGGACGGGCGTGCCCCGGCCGGTCGACCACGACCTGACCCGGGTCATCGCGGGCATTTCGGACACGAGCGTCCGGCCCGAGGACGCCGCCCGGGAGGCCCTGCGCATCCTGGGAGAACTTTGCCGGGGTTGA
- a CDS encoding serine/threonine protein kinase: MEMYAVRPDALIPGTLVGNWRVLQRLGHGSQGAVYRVEDVRQPREHLVLRISLRAAEGRFDQWTAQLKRAHPNVVLLHACGRWPRPRSGFFYFVRDYVKGQSLPNWMETVNPTFLQGAAILSRLALAIDDMHLRDVWHRDIRPENIRVRDGDGEPVLLDLRAGGNEEVDTLTRMPLPTELLMYRSPEALRFLRMNWGRRGVRYHYRPADDLYALGATAYWLVTGHMPFSPALAPDLLHGALEMRRPVAPHVVNPRVPPAFSALILRLLEKEPDSRPRSGEALNAELVAAVSAGARSIWASRIFDWCRDEAGRELSPLRLLRPAAPWEGGSGCPRLPRVVHFNPPHDKALLPFEPPPWCANPVPVRKCPEEPMGPWSQMM, encoded by the coding sequence ATGGAGATGTACGCAGTCCGTCCAGATGCATTGATTCCAGGAACCCTGGTGGGCAACTGGCGCGTCCTCCAGCGCCTGGGGCACGGCAGCCAGGGGGCGGTCTACCGGGTGGAGGATGTGCGCCAGCCCCGGGAGCACCTGGTGCTGCGAATCTCCCTGCGCGCGGCGGAGGGCCGGTTCGACCAGTGGACGGCCCAGCTCAAGCGGGCCCACCCCAACGTGGTGCTGCTGCACGCCTGTGGGCGCTGGCCCCGGCCCCGGAGCGGCTTCTTCTACTTCGTGCGCGACTACGTGAAGGGCCAGTCGCTGCCGAACTGGATGGAGACCGTCAACCCCACCTTCCTCCAGGGGGCCGCCATCCTCAGCCGGCTGGCGCTGGCCATCGACGACATGCACCTGCGCGATGTCTGGCACCGGGACATCCGCCCGGAAAACATCCGCGTGCGCGACGGGGATGGGGAGCCGGTGCTGCTGGACCTGCGCGCGGGCGGCAACGAGGAAGTCGATACGCTCACCCGGATGCCGCTGCCCACGGAGCTGCTGATGTACCGCAGCCCCGAGGCCCTGCGCTTCCTGCGGATGAACTGGGGGCGCCGGGGCGTGCGCTACCACTACCGCCCCGCGGATGACCTGTACGCGCTGGGGGCCACGGCGTACTGGTTGGTGACGGGGCACATGCCCTTCTCGCCGGCGCTCGCCCCGGACTTGCTCCACGGCGCGCTCGAGATGCGCAGGCCGGTGGCGCCCCACGTGGTGAACCCGCGCGTCCCCCCTGCTTTCAGCGCGTTGATCCTCCGGCTGCTGGAAAAGGAGCCGGATTCCCGGCCCCGCAGCGGCGAGGCCCTGAACGCGGAGCTGGTGGCGGCCGTGTCCGCGGGCGCCCGGTCCATCTGGGCCTCGCGCATCTTCGATTGGTGCCGGGATGAGGCGGGGCGGGAGCTGTCCCCGCTGCGCCTTCTGCGCCCCGCGGCTCCCTGGGAGGGCGGCTCCGGGTGCCCGCGCCTGCCCCGGGTGGTGCACTTCAACCCGCCCCACGACAAGGCGCTCTTGCCCTTCGAGCCCCCCCCCTGGTGTGCCAATCCGGTGCCGGTCCGCAAGTGCCCCGAGGAGCCCATGGGGCCCTGGTCCCAGATGATGTGA
- a CDS encoding ribose-phosphate diphosphokinase yields the protein MRVVLMSGSSHPVLGAAIAEALGVEPGRCEIDRFPDGEHHVEVIEEVRGCDVYLLQSLGPPVDSHLMELLLLVDACRRRGAARVTALVPYFAYARQDRRETGREPLGARLVADLIRASGLDRLVTLDLHSPAVESCFSLPVEHLSAMPLLAERLRQLVTPGSVIVAPDLGAMKRAERYAALLKLPVAVVHKRRTSGSQVHVHHITGDVKGCTPILVDDMISTAGTIEAAVQALLAAGCAPEVTVVATHSLLVGPSIERLRRLPLQRLLTTDSVPRPEALPIPLEAVSVAPLLARAIEMLRAGLSGR from the coding sequence ATGCGCGTCGTCTTGATGTCCGGTTCGTCCCACCCCGTGCTGGGGGCGGCTATCGCGGAGGCGCTCGGGGTGGAGCCCGGGCGGTGCGAGATCGACCGCTTCCCGGATGGCGAGCACCACGTCGAGGTCATCGAGGAGGTGCGGGGCTGTGACGTCTACCTGCTCCAGTCCCTGGGGCCCCCGGTGGACTCGCACCTGATGGAGCTGCTGCTGCTGGTGGACGCGTGCCGCCGGCGGGGCGCCGCGCGGGTGACGGCGCTCGTGCCGTACTTCGCCTATGCCCGGCAGGACCGCCGGGAGACGGGCCGGGAGCCTCTGGGCGCGCGGCTGGTGGCTGACCTCATCCGGGCCTCGGGGCTGGACCGGCTCGTGACGTTGGACCTGCACAGCCCGGCCGTGGAGAGCTGCTTCAGTCTGCCCGTGGAGCACCTGAGCGCCATGCCCCTGCTGGCCGAGCGCCTGCGCCAGCTCGTCACCCCGGGCTCGGTCATCGTCGCGCCGGACCTGGGGGCCATGAAGCGGGCGGAGCGGTATGCCGCGCTGCTGAAGCTCCCCGTGGCCGTGGTGCACAAGCGGCGCACGAGCGGCTCCCAGGTGCATGTCCACCACATCACCGGGGACGTGAAGGGCTGCACCCCCATCCTCGTGGACGACATGATCTCCACCGCGGGCACCATCGAGGCCGCGGTGCAGGCGCTGCTGGCGGCGGGCTGCGCGCCCGAGGTCACCGTGGTGGCGACGCACTCGCTGCTGGTGGGCCCCTCCATCGAGCGCCTCCGGCGGTTGCCCCTGCAACGGCTGCTGACGACCGACAGCGTGCCGAGGCCCGAGGCCCTTCCCATTCCCCTGGAAGCCGTCTCCGTCGCCCCCTTGCTGGCCCGCGCCATCGAAATGTTGAGAGCTGGGCTCTCGGGCCGTTAG
- the deoD gene encoding purine-nucleoside phosphorylase: MPTPHISSAPGDFAEVVLMPGDPLRARYIAERFLTQPQQVTSVRNMYGYTGTFQGRRLSVMGHGMGIPSLSIYATELIKEYGAKVLIRVGSCGAIRKDVPVRSVIIAQGAGTDSKVNRMRLMDHDFPAVADFGLVRRAVEAAERRSRVARVGSVFSTDLFYHPQGALLDALERMGLLAIEMEVAGLYGVASEYGARALGLLTVSDQLRTGEALSAEARQTSFDEMIELALDVAAAESASLA, encoded by the coding sequence ATGCCAACCCCCCACATCTCCTCCGCGCCGGGAGACTTCGCCGAGGTGGTGCTGATGCCCGGAGACCCCCTCCGGGCCCGCTACATCGCCGAGCGGTTTCTCACCCAGCCCCAGCAAGTCACCTCCGTGCGCAACATGTACGGCTACACGGGCACCTTCCAGGGACGGAGGCTGTCCGTGATGGGGCATGGCATGGGGATTCCCTCCCTGTCCATCTACGCCACCGAGCTCATCAAGGAGTACGGGGCCAAGGTGCTCATCCGGGTGGGCAGCTGCGGGGCCATCCGCAAGGACGTGCCGGTGCGCAGCGTCATCATCGCGCAGGGGGCGGGGACCGACTCGAAGGTCAACCGCATGCGGTTGATGGACCACGACTTCCCGGCGGTGGCGGACTTTGGCCTGGTCCGCCGGGCGGTGGAGGCGGCCGAGCGGCGCTCGCGCGTGGCCCGCGTGGGCTCCGTGTTCTCGACGGACCTGTTCTACCACCCGCAGGGCGCGCTGCTCGATGCGCTGGAGCGCATGGGGCTGCTGGCCATCGAGATGGAGGTCGCCGGGCTGTACGGCGTGGCCTCGGAGTATGGCGCCCGGGCGCTCGGGCTGCTCACCGTGTCGGACCAGCTCCGCACGGGCGAGGCGCTGTCCGCGGAGGCGCGCCAGACGTCATTCGATGAGATGATCGAGCTGGCCCTGGATGTCGCCGCCGCCGAGAGCGCCTCCCTGGCGTGA
- a CDS encoding LOG family protein: protein MTELDTLDAFERHLRGGVSLANIILQGLDLRGYTRQLSALPLAGAIFLGCQLEKEALQAAISHGAMVFPPFTGLPYVPYRNRLYTPEELYAGFEPARPETYAQTLDARIYAHWTERGRANPPSLLETLGQRLHDHAITDAMEELLAVEGPPRKVVAIMGGHSMRRGEADYRTVAVLARELTRRGFFMVSGGGPGAMEATHVGAWFARRTEAELAQGLAVLAQAPSYTDREWLARAFEVRAAFPLRDEDLLACASLGIPTWHYGHEPPNPFATHIAKYFANSVREDGLLTIAKGGIVYSPGSAGTIQEVFQDACQNHYNSVGVISPMIFLGREFWTRTRPVYPLLAQLAQGYAYARYLRITDDVEEIIQALEAYERERAEGTKT, encoded by the coding sequence ATGACCGAGCTCGACACCCTCGATGCCTTCGAGCGCCACCTCCGGGGTGGCGTCTCCCTCGCCAACATCATCCTGCAAGGGCTCGATCTGCGGGGCTACACGCGGCAGCTGAGCGCCCTGCCGCTCGCGGGGGCGATCTTCCTGGGGTGCCAGCTCGAAAAGGAGGCCCTCCAGGCGGCCATTTCCCACGGGGCCATGGTGTTTCCGCCCTTCACGGGGCTGCCCTACGTGCCCTACCGCAACCGCCTCTACACCCCGGAGGAGCTCTACGCGGGCTTCGAGCCGGCCCGGCCGGAGACCTACGCACAGACGCTGGATGCGCGCATCTACGCGCACTGGACCGAGCGGGGGCGGGCCAACCCGCCGTCGCTGCTGGAGACGCTGGGGCAGCGGCTGCATGACCACGCCATCACCGATGCGATGGAGGAACTGCTGGCGGTGGAAGGCCCCCCGCGCAAGGTGGTGGCCATCATGGGCGGCCACTCCATGCGCCGGGGCGAGGCGGACTACCGGACGGTGGCGGTGCTGGCGCGCGAGCTGACGCGCCGGGGCTTCTTCATGGTGAGCGGGGGAGGGCCCGGCGCCATGGAGGCCACGCACGTGGGGGCCTGGTTCGCCCGGCGGACGGAGGCGGAGCTGGCGCAAGGCCTGGCCGTGCTCGCCCAGGCGCCGAGCTACACGGACCGGGAGTGGCTCGCGCGGGCCTTCGAGGTGCGCGCGGCGTTTCCGCTCCGGGACGAGGACCTCCTGGCCTGCGCCAGCTTGGGCATTCCCACCTGGCACTACGGCCATGAGCCGCCCAACCCCTTCGCCACCCACATCGCGAAGTACTTCGCCAACAGCGTGCGGGAGGACGGGCTGCTCACCATCGCCAAGGGGGGCATCGTCTATTCCCCCGGCAGCGCGGGCACCATCCAGGAGGTGTTCCAGGATGCGTGCCAGAACCACTACAACTCCGTGGGGGTGATCAGCCCGATGATTTTCCTGGGCCGCGAGTTCTGGACGCGCACGCGCCCCGTCTACCCCCTGCTCGCGCAGCTGGCCCAGGGGTACGCGTATGCGCGGTACCTGCGCATCACCGACGACGTGGAGGAGATCATCCAGGCGCTGGAGGCGTACGAGCGCGAGCGGGCGGAGGGGACAAAGACCTGA
- a CDS encoding MGMT family protein: MSLSSSDERGYYERIYKVVQQVPPGKVTTYGDVAAIVAEGCDARIVGHAMGALGPRSVEVPWQRVIGRTGRITTSGLHQRDKLEAEGIGFDERGYALMERFRWEGPSAEWAQANGCKTLSSEAAAEEEAPDSQLRLF, from the coding sequence ATGTCTCTCAGCAGTAGTGACGAGCGCGGCTATTACGAGCGCATCTACAAGGTCGTCCAGCAGGTCCCTCCCGGCAAGGTGACCACCTACGGGGATGTCGCCGCCATCGTGGCCGAGGGCTGCGACGCCCGCATCGTGGGCCATGCGATGGGGGCCCTCGGACCCCGGTCCGTCGAGGTGCCCTGGCAGCGCGTCATCGGCCGCACCGGGCGCATCACCACCTCGGGCCTGCACCAGCGCGACAAGCTGGAGGCCGAGGGGATCGGCTTCGACGAGCGGGGGTATGCGCTCATGGAGCGCTTCCGCTGGGAGGGCCCCAGCGCGGAGTGGGCGCAGGCGAACGGCTGCAAGACGCTGTCCTCCGAGGCCGCGGCGGAAGAGGAGGCGCCGGACTCCCAGCTCCGCCTCTTCTAG
- a CDS encoding metal-dependent hydrolase, whose protein sequence is MGLLPSTVFIQPMSRFEHRPLDTGNVRPRRTAFSFPQSIPQHWLKGSPAQTHFFNAINLFVVSFEDFMGRVMRGRLVHLKDPEFQRQVRGFMGQEATHSFVHTKYLSNLRAQGYQIDGYLEVADRLFKDVFEKRLGPTLCLSIIAGFEHMTALLAEIVLSSNMLGEAEPAMAELWKWHAAEEIEHKALAFDLLKVTQPSYLLRLLGAFLGALVVAGFLNAGMVMLLRQDQQLWRRRTLKDVWALLLGKHQMAPRALGLFIKYFRPGFHPAQYDNYYLAEQVLQGQEPEREGFRTRSSLETAVPSVK, encoded by the coding sequence TTGGGGCTCCTGCCGTCCACGGTCTTCATTCAACCCATGTCCCGGTTCGAGCACAGGCCGCTCGACACGGGAAACGTGCGGCCTCGGCGCACGGCCTTCTCCTTTCCGCAGTCCATTCCCCAGCACTGGCTGAAGGGCAGTCCAGCGCAGACGCACTTCTTCAACGCGATCAATCTGTTCGTGGTGTCCTTCGAGGACTTCATGGGGCGGGTGATGCGCGGGCGGCTGGTGCACCTGAAGGATCCGGAGTTCCAGCGGCAGGTGCGCGGCTTCATGGGGCAGGAGGCGACCCACTCCTTCGTGCACACGAAGTACCTGTCCAACCTCCGGGCCCAGGGCTACCAGATCGACGGGTACCTGGAGGTGGCCGACCGCCTCTTCAAGGACGTGTTCGAGAAGAGGCTCGGGCCCACGCTCTGCCTGTCCATCATCGCGGGCTTCGAGCACATGACGGCCCTGCTGGCCGAGATCGTCCTGTCCTCGAACATGTTGGGCGAGGCGGAGCCCGCCATGGCCGAGCTCTGGAAGTGGCACGCGGCCGAGGAGATCGAACACAAGGCGCTGGCGTTCGATCTGCTGAAGGTGACCCAGCCGTCCTACCTGCTGCGGCTCCTGGGCGCCTTCCTGGGGGCCCTGGTGGTGGCGGGCTTCCTGAACGCGGGCATGGTGATGCTGCTGAGGCAGGACCAGCAGCTCTGGCGGCGGCGGACCCTGAAGGATGTCTGGGCGCTGCTCCTGGGCAAGCACCAGATGGCCCCCCGGGCGCTGGGCCTCTTCATCAAGTACTTCCGGCCGGGATTTCACCCCGCGCAATACGACAACTACTACCTGGCGGAGCAGGTGCTCCAGGGCCAGGAGCCCGAGCGCGAGGGCTTCCGGACGCGAAGCTCGCTGGAGACGGCCGTCCCGTCCGTGAAGTGA
- a CDS encoding FAD-binding oxidoreductase, producing the protein MPSPLELFFMALREQLGSEAVDTNPETLARYGVNLLPCGARPPAGVLFPDSTAQVQTVVRLANTHGVPLWPTSTGENRGLGLKSPVRPGQVVVDLGRRMNRIVEIDETLAYAVVEPGVTYAQMYEELGRRGHTLMMDTTSGPPDGGILGNTLDKGAGYTPYFDHFGMSCGYEVVLPTGEVLRTSDGASPGAKTQYLSKYGYGPFMDGLFVQSNLGIVTRMGVWLMPRPPVIRGFFFTFPEDADLGDIIELVRPLKLNNLVPTLIKVTSDLYAFGTEETYPYARTQGRTPLPEALRRELREKHGLGAWLVSGAFYGPTEEALQPMLERVKAHFLRSGKARYISHAEAEQSRILRIHLATFSGQPTRDELDLLQWRPGGGATWFLPATPMVGAVANEHQALSRRILEEHGFEFVTEYVCGPRMSRALHLILFNRQDAEERQRAGRCFRALFKAYAEAGYPISRAPLDAQEEAMARLEVLPNVLSRLKKAMDPQGVIAPGKYGIS; encoded by the coding sequence ATGCCTTCCCCCCTCGAGTTGTTCTTCATGGCCCTTCGCGAGCAACTTGGCTCCGAGGCCGTGGACACGAACCCTGAAACCCTGGCGCGCTATGGTGTCAACCTCCTGCCCTGCGGGGCCAGGCCCCCGGCCGGCGTCCTCTTCCCGGACTCGACCGCCCAGGTGCAGACGGTGGTCCGCCTGGCCAACACGCATGGCGTCCCGCTCTGGCCCACGAGCACCGGGGAGAACCGGGGCCTGGGGCTCAAGTCCCCCGTGCGGCCGGGCCAGGTGGTGGTGGATCTCGGACGGCGCATGAACCGCATCGTCGAGATCGACGAGACGCTCGCCTATGCCGTGGTGGAGCCGGGCGTCACCTACGCGCAGATGTACGAGGAGCTGGGACGGCGCGGGCACACGCTCATGATGGATACGACGTCGGGCCCGCCCGATGGCGGCATCCTGGGCAACACGCTCGACAAGGGCGCGGGCTACACGCCGTACTTCGATCACTTCGGGATGAGCTGCGGCTACGAGGTGGTGTTGCCCACCGGCGAGGTGCTGCGGACCTCCGATGGCGCCTCGCCCGGGGCGAAGACCCAGTACCTGTCCAAGTACGGGTATGGGCCGTTCATGGACGGCCTCTTCGTGCAGTCGAACCTGGGCATCGTCACCCGGATGGGGGTGTGGTTGATGCCCCGGCCGCCGGTGATTCGCGGCTTCTTCTTCACCTTCCCCGAGGACGCGGACCTCGGCGACATCATCGAGCTGGTGCGGCCGCTCAAGCTCAACAACCTCGTGCCCACCCTCATCAAGGTGACGAGCGACCTCTACGCCTTCGGGACCGAGGAGACCTATCCGTATGCGCGGACCCAGGGCCGGACGCCGCTGCCGGAGGCGCTCCGCCGGGAGCTCCGGGAGAAGCACGGCCTGGGGGCGTGGCTCGTCTCCGGTGCGTTCTATGGGCCCACGGAGGAGGCCCTGCAGCCGATGCTGGAGCGGGTCAAGGCGCACTTCCTCCGCTCCGGCAAGGCCCGGTACATCTCCCATGCCGAGGCGGAGCAGAGCCGGATCCTCCGCATTCACCTGGCCACCTTCAGCGGCCAGCCCACCCGGGACGAGCTGGACCTGCTCCAGTGGCGGCCAGGGGGAGGCGCCACCTGGTTCCTGCCGGCCACCCCCATGGTGGGCGCCGTCGCCAACGAGCACCAGGCCCTGTCCCGCCGCATCTTGGAGGAGCACGGGTTCGAGTTCGTCACCGAGTACGTCTGCGGCCCCCGCATGAGCCGGGCGCTGCACCTGATCCTCTTCAACCGCCAGGACGCGGAGGAGCGGCAGCGCGCCGGGAGGTGCTTCCGGGCCCTGTTCAAGGCCTACGCCGAGGCGGGCTATCCCATCTCCCGTGCGCCGCTGGATGCGCAGGAGGAGGCGATGGCCCGGCTCGAGGTCCTTCCCAACGTGCTGTCCCGGCTCAAGAAAGCCATGGACCCCCAGGGCGTCATCGCCCCGGGCAAGTACGGCATCTCGTAA